A genome region from Oncorhynchus masou masou isolate Uvic2021 chromosome 14, UVic_Omas_1.1, whole genome shotgun sequence includes the following:
- the LOC135554673 gene encoding LOW QUALITY PROTEIN: mitochondrial import inner membrane translocase subunit tim16-like (The sequence of the model RefSeq protein was modified relative to this genomic sequence to represent the inferred CDS: deleted 1 base in 1 codon): MAKYLAQIIVMGAQVVGRAFARALRQEYAASQAAAEARGRAGQQSAAASSLTGMTLQEAQQILNIATLTPEELQKNYEHLFKVNDKEVGGSFYLQSKVVRAKERLDEELSIQTQDSQPKPPPEQKQQTPET, encoded by the exons ATG GCAAAATATCTTGCGCAGATCATTGTCATGGGGGCGCAGGTAGTAGGACGGGCGTTTGCGCGTGCATTGCGGCAAGAATATGCAG ccAGTCAAGCTGCAGCGGAGGCCAGG GGGCGTGCCGgacagcagtcagcagcagcctCTAGTCTCACTGGGATGACCTTACAGGAGGCCCAGCAGATCCTCAATATCGCCACGCTCACCCCTGAGGAGCTCCAGAAG AACTATGAGCACCTTTTTAAAGTCAACGACAAGGAGGTGGGCGGATCTTTCTATCTACAGTCCAAG GTGGTGAGAGCGAAGGAGCGTCTAGATGAGGAGCTCTCTATTCAGACACAGGACAGTCAACCCAAACCCCCACCAGAGCAGAAGCAACAGACTCCAGAAACATGA